The genomic DNA CCCCACATCCTGGTCAACTCAGCTGGAGTCCTGGACGCCAAGTATCCCACCATAGCCAACACTTCCTTAGAGGACTTTGATAAGATTTTCAGCATCAACAGCCGAGGAGCTTTCCTGTGCTGTAGGGAGGCTGCCAACCGGATAAAGCGCGGGGGCGCCGGTCGTATTATACTGATGTCCACATCTTTGGTTGGGTCACTGAAGCCGGGTTTTGGGGCCTACGCTGCATCAAAGGCTGCTGTGGAAACAATGGCAAAGATAATGGCGAAGGAGCTCAAGGGGACAGGGATAACAGTAAACTGCGTGGCACCGGGTCCTATAGCCACAGACATGTTCTTTTCAGGGAAAAGCGAAGAGGATGTGAAGAAGGCGATTGAGGACAGCCCACTGAGTCGACTGGGAGAGACCAAGGACGTGGCTAGTGTTGTTGGCTTCTTAGCAAGTGATGGTGGTGAATGGGTTAATGGGCAGGTCGTTCGGGTTAACGGCGGAT from Vitis riparia cultivar Riparia Gloire de Montpellier isolate 1030 chromosome 8, EGFV_Vit.rip_1.0, whole genome shotgun sequence includes the following:
- the LOC117919886 gene encoding NADPH-dependent aldehyde reductase-like protein, chloroplastic, whose translation is MATPLPLQDRIAIVTGASRGIGRATALHLASLGAKLVINYTSNKAQAELVAAEINSSSSHSSPRAIICQADVSDPTQVKSLFETAEQIFNSPPHILVNSAGVLDAKYPTIANTSLEDFDKIFSINSRGAFLCCREAANRIKRGGAGRIILMSTSLVGSLKPGFGAYAASKAAVETMAKIMAKELKGTGITVNCVAPGPIATDMFFSGKSEEDVKKAIEDSPLSRLGETKDVASVVGFLASDGGEWVNGQVVRVNGGYV